The following DNA comes from Mucilaginibacter jinjuensis.
TTAAGCAGCTAATGAAAGAGCTTAACTTAAGCCAATATGTTACTGTGGTGCCTATAGCCGGCGAGGTGAAACAGTTGGTTGCTTACACTAACTGCATTAAAAGGTTCAGGATTATTTCGCGCTGGATTGCTTTTATTGATGTTGATGAGTTTATTGTACCCAAATTAACCCATGGCAACCTGCCCGCGCTGTTAAAAGAGTATGAAGCTTATGGAGGCCTGGCTATCAACTGGCAAATGTTTGGTTCTGCAGGCCATGTTAAACGTACAGGAAAGCCGGTAGTTGAGAGTTTCTTACAACGGGCAGAAAAAGATTTTCATATTAACAGGCACGTTAAAAGTATTGTACAACCTGTCCATGTAAAATCGGTACATGATCCGCATAGCTTTATTTACAGGGCGCCATACTATGCGGTTAACGAAAATTTTAACCGGGTTGTTGATGCTTTTTCTGATCCGAGTGTCGATAAAGTTCAGATCAATCATTATTACTGTAAATCGTTCGATCAGTTCCAGGATAAAATGAAAAGAGGATATTCGGATCGTAAAGTGGAGCGTACTATTGACCGGTTCTACTATCATGATACCGATACCAATGAGGTAGAAGATATATCGGCCCTCGAAATTGCCAGGTCTTAGTAAAGCGAAAAAGCCACCCGGTACAATTACCGGATGGCTCATCAATCAATCACTTACACAAAACAAAATCTTAGAATCTGAAGCCTAAGCCAAACTGCCATGCCTGATTGCGATAGTTTGGTACATAAACATCGCCATTATTGTTAATCTCATTAAAGTCGATAGTGTAACGGGCACGTAATTCAACATTACGGCTTAGGTCAAAACTTACACCGGCCACACCATCAATCATGGTTTTATTGTAACCATTGCTGCTGTTGTTATAGTACTGCTGCGTTGATTGCGAATAACCATTATCAAAAGTATTGGTTGTTGATACCAGGAATGAGATTTGCGGACCGAACAAGATATTAAAGCCCGGTACAACGTGGATCTTAGCCAGCAGGGGTACATCAATATAATCAGTACGTTGTTTATACTCACCATAAGAAGTTACCGAAGTATATCCTTTTTGCGAATACAGAACCTCAGGGGCAAAAGATAAGGGGTAAATGATAGGCAAATCCATTCCAACACCAATGTTAGCGCCAATTTTAGTGCCGGTACCATACGCGTAATCGCCGTGGCCCTGAATAACATTAGCCACGTTAATACCGCCTATAATGCTAAATGCCGGGCGAAAATTATCATTATAAGTTTCCTGGCGATTGTGGGCTCTTGGCCTTGGGCGGGGCTGGTAATACTGGGCGCTAACCGATCCTGCTATAAAAAACAGGACTATTGCAACGAAGAAGTGTTTTTTCATAATTATGTTTATTTAATTTCGTAAAATCTATTTTTAGAGCAGATAGAACTTAAAAGGTTTATTTGCTGTTAAAAAAATTAATTAAGGCGGTGGGTAATAACCTGCTGCTCAAAAAGAAAGCTACCTCATGACCGTTTGTAAAAACCAGTTTTGCTTACCCCTATTACTTTTATTTTGCCTGCTTACACTTGGTGCATCTGCACAACAACAGCCATTTATTGGCTCGCTGACAGATCAAAACCACTGGGTTGATTCGGTTTATAAAAAATTGACCAAAAGACGGCGGGTGGCGCAATTACTATTCGTTCGTGCACATACTAACAAAGGGCAAGCTTATGCCGATTCTGTTGGGCAGGTTATCAAAGATCAGCAAGTGGGTGGTTTGGTTTTCTTTCAGGGAGGCCCCGGCCGTCAGGCCGATTTGGTAAATACTTATCAAAAATTGGCGCATGTACCTCTATTGGTTGCCATGGATGGTGAATGGGGCTTAGGCATGCGCCTGGATTCTACGATTGCCTTCCCATACCAGATGACACTCGGTGCCATACAGGATAATAAGCTGATCTACAAAATGGGCCAGGAAGTAGCCGCCCAGTTTAAACGCATTGGCGCGCAGATGAATTTTGCGCCCGATATGGATGTAAATAATAACCCCGATAACCCGGTAATTAACTACCGCTCGTTCGGCGATAATAAATATAACGTGGCCGAAAAAGGGATTGCCTACATGCAGGGCATGCAAAGCGGCGGTTTGCTCACCACCGCCAAACACTTCCCCGGCCATGGCGATACCAATGTAGATTCGCACCAGGATTTGCCGCAATTACCATTCAGTAAAGATCGATTGGATTCTCTGGAAGAATATCCTTTCCGAGAAGCCATTAAAGCAGGTATCAGCGGTGTAATGATTGCCCACATGAATATCCCTGCATTGGATACAACGGCAAAATTGCCGTCAACCCTATCGCGGCCCATTATTACCGGAATACTGAAAGACTCGCTGGGCTTTAAAGGCCTCGTAGTATCAGATGCCATGGAAATGAAAGGCGTAACCAAATTTTTCCCTAACGGAGAAGCTGATGTTCGTGCGTTTTTGGCAGGTAATGATATTCTGGAATTATCAGAAGATTCTAAACGGGCGATTAAACTAATCCGCAAAGCCATGCGCCATGATGAAATCACTAAAGACGAGCTTAAAGCACGGGTAAAAAAGGTTCTGTCAGCTAAATATTGGGTAGGCTTAAATCATTATCAACCGGTAAATACCACCAACCTGAGTGCTGATATTAATAATGCACCTGCCAAAGCATTGGTACAGCAGTTGGGCGATGCCGCCGTAA
Coding sequences within:
- a CDS encoding glycosyltransferase family 92 protein, which encodes MAFKTLRNWVYSAAFWRGKSYYLSIGCIVKDEDEYLEEWINYHLKIGVQHFFIYDNQSTKPVKQLMKELNLSQYVTVVPIAGEVKQLVAYTNCIKRFRIISRWIAFIDVDEFIVPKLTHGNLPALLKEYEAYGGLAINWQMFGSAGHVKRTGKPVVESFLQRAEKDFHINRHVKSIVQPVHVKSVHDPHSFIYRAPYYAVNENFNRVVDAFSDPSVDKVQINHYYCKSFDQFQDKMKRGYSDRKVERTIDRFYYHDTDTNEVEDISALEIARS
- a CDS encoding porin family protein, producing the protein MKKHFFVAIVLFFIAGSVSAQYYQPRPRPRAHNRQETYNDNFRPAFSIIGGINVANVIQGHGDYAYGTGTKIGANIGVGMDLPIIYPLSFAPEVLYSQKGYTSVTSYGEYKQRTDYIDVPLLAKIHVVPGFNILFGPQISFLVSTTNTFDNGYSQSTQQYYNNSSNGYNKTMIDGVAGVSFDLSRNVELRARYTIDFNEINNNGDVYVPNYRNQAWQFGLGFRF
- a CDS encoding glycoside hydrolase family 3 protein encodes the protein MTVCKNQFCLPLLLLFCLLTLGASAQQQPFIGSLTDQNHWVDSVYKKLTKRRRVAQLLFVRAHTNKGQAYADSVGQVIKDQQVGGLVFFQGGPGRQADLVNTYQKLAHVPLLVAMDGEWGLGMRLDSTIAFPYQMTLGAIQDNKLIYKMGQEVAAQFKRIGAQMNFAPDMDVNNNPDNPVINYRSFGDNKYNVAEKGIAYMQGMQSGGLLTTAKHFPGHGDTNVDSHQDLPQLPFSKDRLDSLEEYPFREAIKAGISGVMIAHMNIPALDTTAKLPSTLSRPIITGILKDSLGFKGLVVSDAMEMKGVTKFFPNGEADVRAFLAGNDILELSEDSKRAIKLIRKAMRHDEITKDELKARVKKVLSAKYWVGLNHYQPVNTTNLSADINNAPAKALVQQLGDAAVTLLKGDSLIDRLDANKRTALISIGVTALTPYQQALGHYFTNSMPFYIPKDMSVADMNTLLQNLKGYDQIIIGIHDMRLRPASKLDYTSNVKLMIAQLASLPNTVISVFANPYTIAGLPGIEKAGALLACYQKDDFMQIAATKIITKQIKAAGKLPVSVNLYFTNGMGIVMR